Below is a window of Microbacterium saperdae DNA.
CCACGAGCTCCGCGAGCCGCGCTCCTGCGGCGAGGCAGGTGGGCCCGCCGAGCACGATGACCGCGGGGTCGAGAACCGCGAGCACGGGTTCGAGCGTGAGCGCGATGCGGTCGGCGAGCATGTTCATCACGACGTCATCAGCGGCGAGATCCGCGAGGCTCCGCCGCGCGCCATCGCTACGGGATCCCAGCAGGTCGAGGACCACCTGCGACCCCAACAGATCGGTGGTGACCGCACCAGGAGCGCCGGTGCCGGCAGCGACCGTCAGGTAGCCGACCTCACCCGCGCTTCCGCGCGCGCCCCGGTGGATGCTGCCGTCGAGGTCGACGCCGACGCCGAGCCCCACTCCCACCCACAGGAACGCGAAGCTGCTCGCCTGTTGCGCGACACCGATCGCGCGCTCCGCCATGGTGGCCAGATTGACGTCGTTCTCGAGAGTGGCCGAAACTCCGAGCTCACGCTCGATACGCGCGCGGGCGCCGGATGAGGGCCACCCCGGGAGCGAATCCGTCAACGAGAGCGCGTCCTCCGCACTGCTCACGGCTGCCTGCACGCCGACCGTGACCGCTTCGATCGTGCTTCGGTCTGCGCCGGCGGCTCCGCACGCGGCGTCGATCGCGCGGCCGATGTCTGCCTCGGGCGAGCGGTCCATCCCGCGCACGGGGAGTTCGACGATCGGGTGCTCCGCTCCGGATGCATCGACCAGCACGGCCTGGATGCTGTCATCGAGCATGTTCACGGCGACTCCGGCGACACGATCCGTGCGCACACCCCAGCTCACCGCACTCGGACCTCGACTGCCCGCGACCTCGCCGACCGGCACGACGAGGTCCGCACGTTCGAGACGCGCGAGCATCTGCGTCGCCGTCGGCTTCGACATGCCCGACAGCTCACCCAGGCGCGTGCGGGTGAGGGGACCGTGCTCGACGATCAGGCGCAGCGCCTCCCGGTCGTTCCTGGTGCGCAACCAGGATGACGTGCCCGGATCGATCTGCGACCTGACCCTGCCTTCCGAAGGGCGAGTCATGTGCTGCCGAGTTCTTGGCGGACTTCGTCGCGGAGGCGTCCGAGGTTGTCTGGCTCCGGTGCGGCGCCGAGGAGGGTCTTGGTGTACTCGTGTCGCGGGTTCAGGATGACCTCGTCCGCGGGGCCGCGTTCGACGACGTCGCCGTGGTAGAGGACCATGATCTCGTCGGAGAAGTGGCGGGCGGTCGCGAGGTCGTGGGTGATGTAGAGCACGCCGAGGTTCTCCTCGCGTTGCAGGTCCGCGAGCAGGTTCAACACCCCCAACCGGATCGATACGTCCAACATCGATACCGGCTCGTCCGCGACGATGAACCGGGCCCCCGGCGCCAGTGCTCGCGCGATCGCGACACGCTGCCGCTGCCCACCCGAGAGCTCATGCGGGCGCCGATCCGCGAACCCCGCCGCCGGTGTGAGCTTGACACGATCCAGCAACTCCAACGCCCGCTCCCGCACCTGGACCCCCGACAGCTCGGGGTGATGCAACCGCAACGGGCGCTCGAGATGATGCGCGATCGTGTGGAACGGGTTCAACGACGCGAACGGGTCCTGGAACACCATCTGCACATCCGACCGATACCGCGCCAACGCGTTACCCCGGGTGCCCGACGGCTTCCCATCCAACAGGATCTCCCCACGGGTCGGGGTCTCCAACTTCATCAACATCCGCGCGATCGTCGACTTCCCCGACCCCGACTCCCCCACCAACGCCACCGTCTTCCCCGCAGCGATCGTGAACGACACATCCTTCACCGCATGCAGAGTCGTCGTCTTCAACCCCGAACGCAGGTGGAAGTCCTTCACCAGATTCCGCGCCTCCAACGTGGGAACCCCGACGGGCGTGTGTGTGGTGGTCATCGGACCTGCTCCTGACTGGGCTGATTCCCGGTGCGCACGAAATCGCCCCGCTCCCCCGCGAGCGACGGGAAACTCGACAACAACTTCTTCGTGTACTCATGCTGCGGCGACCGGTAAATCTCCTCCGCCGTGCCCTCCTCCACGATCTGCCCCTGCAACATCACCGCGATCCGATCACTGATCTCGATCAACATCGGCAGATCATGCGTGATGAAGATCACCGCGAACCCCAACCGCTCCCGCAACCGCATGATCTCCCGGATGATGCCCCGCTGCACCACCACATCCAACGCCGTCGTCGGCTCATCCATGATCATCACCTGCGGATCCAACGCCAACGCCATCGCGATCATCATCCGCTGACGCATCCCCCCCGGACAGCTCGTGCGGGAAACTCGTCAACCGGGCCGGATCCACCCCCACCAACGTGAGCAACTCCTCCGCCCGCACCGTCTTCGCCTTCTTGCTCATCCCGGGGCGATGCGTGTCGAAGATGTCGAAGATCTGCGCCCGCACACTGATCACGGGATTGAGCGAGTTCATCGCGCCCTGGAACACCATCGAGATCTTGTCCCACCGGAACGCCCGCAAACCCTCCCCATCCAAACCCACGATGTCGATATCGTGACCTGCCCTGTCGTGGAACACGATCTCGCCGCCGGTCATCAACGCCGGCGCCTTCAACAACCGATTCATCCCATACGCGAGCGTGGTCTTCCCACAGCCCGATTCGCCGGCGAGCCCGAGGATCTCGCCCCGATGCAACGTCAACGAGACATCACGGACCGCCCTCACAGGCGGATCCACCTCATACTCGATCGACACATTCCGCGCCGTCAACACTGCCTCACTCATGCGACTGCTCCTTCTCCACCGATGCCACGCCCGGCACGACGTGCACGCCGCTGCCGACGTGCTGCCATCGGAACCAACCGCAGCTTCGGGTTCACGACCTCGTCGATCGCGAAATTGATCAGCGAGAGCGCCGTGCCGATGAGCGCGATGATCGCTCCCGGCGGCACGAACCACCACCACGCTCCGCTGCCGACGGCCTGTCCCGTCTGCGCATCGTTGAGCACGGTTCCCAGCGTGATGGACCCCGTCGGTCCCAGTCCGAGATACGAGAGCCCCGCCTCCCCCAGCACCGCGAAGATCACCCCGAAGATGAGCTGCGCGGCCAACAGCGGCACCAGGTTCGGGAGGATCTCCACGAAGATCACCCGCAACGGACGCTCCCCGGCGACCACCGAGGCGGCGACGTAGTCCCTGGTGCGCAGAGAGCGGGCCGTGCCGCGCAGCACCACAGCCGAGCCTGCCCACCCGGTGATCCCCAGCACCAGCGCCACCAGCAGCGAGCTGCGCGCCAGATCCCCCAGACCGTCGGTGTTCTGCACGTAGGCGGCGATCACCATGACCAGCGGCAGCCCCGGAATCACGAGCATGATGTTCGTGGCGAGCATCAGCACCTCGTCCAGGGCGCCCCCGAAGTAACCCGCGAGCACGCCGAACACGAGCGCGAGGACCAGAGCCACCAGACCGGCCACCGCCCCGACGAACAGCGAGCCCTGGGTGCCCGTGGCGACCTGCGACAGCACATCGAAGCCGAGCTTCGTCGTGCCGAGAGGATGCTCGGCGCTCGGCGGCAGCAGCGCATCGAAGCTCGCGTCCCGCGGATCACCGAGCACCAACGGACCGATGAGCCCGAACAGCACGATCGCGCCGAGCATGATCACACCGGTGAGGAGCTTCCCCGACATCCGCGGGAAGCGTCGTCGGACGCGGTCCGATCGGGTGACGGCCACGGCATGCGTGGACTCTGTGGGAGAAACGATCAGGTCAGCCATCGCGGCGCACTCTCGGGTCGATGAAGCCATAGAGAAGGTCGATGAGGAAGTTCGCCGCCAGCACCGTGAGCGTGATGACGAGGAACACCCCCTGCATCAGGGCGTAGTCGAGACCTTGGACCGACTGGATCATCAGCTTGCCGAGACCGGGATAGCTGAACACCTGCTCCGTCACGATGGACCCCGCGACCACGAATCCCAGCGCGATCCCGAAGCCGGCGAGGCTGGGGATCGACGCATTGCGCGCCGCATAGGCCGTACGGATGCGCGAGGGCCGCAGCCCCTTGGCCTCCGCCGTGAGCACGTAGTCCTCGGCCATCGTCTGCACCATCATGTTGCGCATGCCGAGCAGCCATCCGCCGACCGAGGAGATCACGATCGTCGCGGCAGGGAGCAGGGCGTGCACGAAGGCGCTGAGGAAGAACGCGGGAGTCCACTCCGGCCCTGCGGGGAACTCGAACACGTCGTAGCCGCCGATGATCGGCAGGAGCCCCAACTGCACGGAGAACACCGCGACCAGTACGAGCGCGAGCCAGAAATACGGGATCGACTGGAGGAAGGTCGTGATCGGCACCAGCTGATCGAGCCAAGTGCCGCGGAGCCACCCGACCCAGGCACCGGCGAGGATGCCGAGGACGAAGGAGATTATGGTCGCCGCGCCGACCAGCGTCACCGTCCACGGCAGCGCCGCGGCGATGAGCTCACCCACTGGGGCCGGGTATCGGGTCGAGGAGATCCCGAGGTCACCCTGCAGCAACCGGCCCCAGTAGGCGAGGTACTGATCCCACAGACTCGACCCCTTCTCCGCCCCGAGGATCGAGGTGATCGCCTTGA
It encodes the following:
- a CDS encoding ROK family transcriptional regulator — encoded protein: MTRPSEGRVRSQIDPGTSSWLRTRNDREALRLIVEHGPLTRTRLGELSGMSKPTATQMLARLERADLVVPVGEVAGSRGPSAVSWGVRTDRVAGVAVNMLDDSIQAVLVDASGAEHPIVELPVRGMDRSPEADIGRAIDAACGAAGADRSTIEAVTVGVQAAVSSAEDALSLTDSLPGWPSSGARARIERELGVSATLENDVNLATMAERAIGVAQQASSFAFLWVGVGLGVGVDLDGSIHRGARGSAGEVGYLTVAAGTGAPGAVTTDLLGSQVVLDLLGSRSDGARRSLADLAADDVVMNMLADRIALTLEPVLAVLDPAVIVLGGPTCLAAGARLAELVAARAERDERPAPDVLVSGTGESAVLVGARRLLVEQIRARLEERIPTD
- a CDS encoding ABC transporter ATP-binding protein; this translates as MTTTHTPVGVPTLEARNLVKDFHLRSGLKTTTLHAVKDVSFTIAAGKTVALVGESGSGKSTIARMLMKLETPTRGEILLDGKPSGTRGNALARYRSDVQMVFQDPFASLNPFHTIAHHLERPLRLHHPELSGVQVRERALELLDRVKLTPAAGFADRRPHELSGGQRQRVAIARALAPGARFIVADEPVSMLDVSIRLGVLNLLADLQREENLGVLYITHDLATARHFSDEIMVLYHGDVVERGPADEVILNPRHEYTKTLLGAAPEPDNLGRLRDEVRQELGST
- a CDS encoding ABC transporter permease, which produces MADLIVSPTESTHAVAVTRSDRVRRRFPRMSGKLLTGVIMLGAIVLFGLIGPLVLGDPRDASFDALLPPSAEHPLGTTKLGFDVLSQVATGTQGSLFVGAVAGLVALVLALVFGVLAGYFGGALDEVLMLATNIMLVIPGLPLVMVIAAYVQNTDGLGDLARSSLLVALVLGITGWAGSAVVLRGTARSLRTRDYVAASVVAGERPLRVIFVEILPNLVPLLAAQLIFGVIFAVLGEAGLSYLGLGPTGSITLGTVLNDAQTGQAVGSGAWWWFVPPGAIIALIGTALSLINFAIDEVVNPKLRLVPMAARRQRRARRAGRGIGGEGAVA
- a CDS encoding ABC transporter permease, with product MKFWMRRIGFYLITLWAAISLNFLLPRLLPGDPAAIMLGKLRRANGGRPISEETVKAITSILGAEKGSSLWDQYLAYWGRLLQGDLGISSTRYPAPVGELIAAALPWTVTLVGAATIISFVLGILAGAWVGWLRGTWLDQLVPITTFLQSIPYFWLALVLVAVFSVQLGLLPIIGGYDVFEFPAGPEWTPAFFLSAFVHALLPAATIVISSVGGWLLGMRNMMVQTMAEDYVLTAEAKGLRPSRIRTAYAARNASIPSLAGFGIALGFVVAGSIVTEQVFSYPGLGKLMIQSVQGLDYALMQGVFLVITLTVLAANFLIDLLYGFIDPRVRRDG